A genomic segment from Glycine soja cultivar W05 chromosome 18, ASM419377v2, whole genome shotgun sequence encodes:
- the LOC114394940 gene encoding protein trichome birefringence-like 43 — translation MGWSFSISVLLFLTFLIQIHGRGFAENYGCNLFQGSWVYDESYPLYATSQCPFIEKEFDCQNNGRPDKFYLKYRWQPAGCNLTRFNGEDFLRRHRGRSLMFVGDSLSLNQWQSLTCMLHIAVPLAPYNLVRNGDLSIFTFPTYGVKVMFSRNAFLVDIVSESIGRVLKLDSIQAGQTWKGIDILIFDSWHWWLHTGRKQPWDLIQVGNRTVRDMNRLVAYEIALNTWAKWIDYNIDPTRTRVLFQGVSPDHQNPAQWGEPRANFCAGQTKPISGLRYPGGPNPAEVVLEKVLKAMQKPVYLLDITTLSQLRIDGHPSVYGHGGHLDMDCSHWCLAGVPDTWNELLYVSLFQN, via the exons ATGGGGTGGTCTTTCTCAATTTCCGTTTTGCTGTTTCTTACCTTTCTCATTCAGATACATGGAAGAGGCTTTGCAGAGAATTATGGTTGTAATTTGTTCCAAGGAAGTTGGGTTTATGATGAATCATACCCTCTTTATGCAACCTCACAGTGTCCCTTTATAGAGAAAGAATTTGATTGTCAAAACAATGGCAGACCGGATAAGTTCTATCTCAAATATAGATGGCAGCCAGCAGGCTGCAACTTAACAAG ATTCAACGGTGAAGATTTCTTAAGAAGACATAGAGGGAGGAGTCTCATGTTTGTGGGGGATTCTTTGAGTTTGAATCAATGGCAATCACTCACTTGCATGCTTCACATAGCTGTGCCACTAGCCCCTTACAACTTAGTGAGGAATGGAGATCTCTCCATTTTCACGTTTCCG ACCTATGGTGTTAAGGTGATGTTCTCACGCAATGCATTTCTTGTGGACATAGTTAGTGAGAGTATTGGTCGAGTACTGAAACTAGATTCAATTCAAGCTGGCCAAACGTGGAAAGGAATAGATATATTGATATTTGACTCTTGGCATTGGTGGCTTCACACAGGAAGAAAACAACC ATGGGATTTGATTCAAGTAGGAAATCGTACTGTTAGAGACATGAATCGCTTGGTTGCATACGAGATAGCGCTGAATACATGGGCCAAATGGATTGATTATAATATTGACCCTACCAGAACAAGGGTTTTATTCCAAGGAGTGTCTCCAGATCATCAAAA TCCAGCGCAATGGGGTGAGCCAAGAGCAAACTTTTGTGCAGGGCAAACTAAGCCAATATCGGGATTAAGGTATCCTGGAGGACCAAACCCAGCAGAGGTGGTATTAGAGAAAGTGCTAAAGGCCATGCAAAAGCCTGTGTATTTGCTGGACATTACAACCCTATCCCAGCTAAGGATAGATGGCCACCCTTCTGTTTATGGACATGGTGGGCATTTGGACATGGATTGCAGCCACTGGTGCCTTGCTGGTGTTCCTGATACTTGGAATGAGCTTCTATATGTTAGTCTCTTTCAAAATTAA